Proteins from one Doryrhamphus excisus isolate RoL2022-K1 chromosome 19, RoL_Dexc_1.0, whole genome shotgun sequence genomic window:
- the LOC131107398 gene encoding alpha-(1,3)-fucosyltransferase 7-like isoform X1, with translation MNKDVVAVRTVATMSSLTNKAKTLLESKKGFPAFMKKYLILIIFCIVVCLLNAWLRATWSPLASIFSSSNHTTKLQPNLTVLLWYWPFGIPEDLHGDVCWDLYRIPGCRVVTERSLFSEADVVVFHNKELVIKREKLPMELPRPPGQRWAWLSLESPALNGDVKGLGGVFNLTVSYRRDADVSIPYGELLPRGPEDVVEDNLQNKTDLVCWVVSNYRLSHTRTKLCKELTTIIPLKVYGRLTTPLKPEELLPTLSRCYFYLAFENSLSKDYITEKLWRNAFQSGAVPVVLGAPLQDYKDVAPPHSFIHVDEFASVKELAEYLHNLAGDPERYGEYLRWRTDWKAKTDDSYRWVLCQVCAQYHSFPQHKVYADLAAWQAETTV, from the coding sequence GAGTCCAAAAAGGGTTTTCCTGCTTTCATGAAGAAGtacctcatcctcatcatcttcTGCATAGTGGTTTGTCTTCTTAACGCCTGGCTGAGAGCAACCTGGTCTCCATTGGCTTCCATCTTCTCCAGCTCCAACCACACCACCAAACTCCAACCCAACTTGACCGTCCTGCTGTGGTACTGGCCCTTTGGCATCCCAGAGGACCTCCACGGGGACGTGTGCTGGGACCTCTACCGCATCCCAGGCTGCAGAGTCGTGACGGAAAGGTCTTTGTTTTCAGAGGCGGACGTGGTGGTGTTCCACAACAAAGAACTGGTGATTAAACGGGAGAAACTGCCGATGGAGCTCCCCAGGCCGCCGGGCCAGAGGTGGGCTTGGCTGTCCCTGGAGTCCCCTGCCCTCAACGGAGACGTGAAGGGATTAGGGGGGGTCTTCAACCTCACGGTGAGCTACAGGAGGGATGCAGATGTCAGCATTCCATACGGTGAGCTTCTACCACGAGGACCTGAAGATGTAGTGGAGGACAACCTACAGAATAAAACCGATCTGGTCTGCTGGGTGGTCAGCAACTACAGGCTTTCCCACACAAGAACCAAACTGTGCAAAGAACTCACGACCATCATCCCTTTGAAGGTCTACGGAAGACTCACCACTCCTCTCAAGCCGGAAGAACTTCTTCCCACCCTCTCTCGCTGCTACTTCTACTTGGCTTTCGAGAACTCCCTCTCCAAAGATTACATCACCGAGAAGCTGTGGAGGAATGCTTTTCAATCCGGGGCGGTTCCGGTGGTCCTGGGAGCGCCGTTGCAAGATTACAAAGATGTGGCGCCTCCTCACTCTTTCATCCACGTCGACGAGTTTGCTTCGGTGAAAGAGCTGGCAGAGTATCTGCACAATCTGGCGGGCGACCCCGAGCGCTATGGCGAGTATCTGCGATGGAGGACAGACTGGAAGGCAAAGACTGACGACAGCTATCGCTGGGTACTGTGTCAGGTCTGCGCGCAGTACCACAGCTTCCCTCAGCACAAGGTCTACGCTGACCTGGCAGCCTGGCAAGCCGAGACTACGGTCTGA
- the LOC131107398 gene encoding alpha-(1,3)-fucosyltransferase 7-like isoform X2: MKKYLILIIFCIVVCLLNAWLRATWSPLASIFSSSNHTTKLQPNLTVLLWYWPFGIPEDLHGDVCWDLYRIPGCRVVTERSLFSEADVVVFHNKELVIKREKLPMELPRPPGQRWAWLSLESPALNGDVKGLGGVFNLTVSYRRDADVSIPYGELLPRGPEDVVEDNLQNKTDLVCWVVSNYRLSHTRTKLCKELTTIIPLKVYGRLTTPLKPEELLPTLSRCYFYLAFENSLSKDYITEKLWRNAFQSGAVPVVLGAPLQDYKDVAPPHSFIHVDEFASVKELAEYLHNLAGDPERYGEYLRWRTDWKAKTDDSYRWVLCQVCAQYHSFPQHKVYADLAAWQAETTV, encoded by the coding sequence ATGAAGAAGtacctcatcctcatcatcttcTGCATAGTGGTTTGTCTTCTTAACGCCTGGCTGAGAGCAACCTGGTCTCCATTGGCTTCCATCTTCTCCAGCTCCAACCACACCACCAAACTCCAACCCAACTTGACCGTCCTGCTGTGGTACTGGCCCTTTGGCATCCCAGAGGACCTCCACGGGGACGTGTGCTGGGACCTCTACCGCATCCCAGGCTGCAGAGTCGTGACGGAAAGGTCTTTGTTTTCAGAGGCGGACGTGGTGGTGTTCCACAACAAAGAACTGGTGATTAAACGGGAGAAACTGCCGATGGAGCTCCCCAGGCCGCCGGGCCAGAGGTGGGCTTGGCTGTCCCTGGAGTCCCCTGCCCTCAACGGAGACGTGAAGGGATTAGGGGGGGTCTTCAACCTCACGGTGAGCTACAGGAGGGATGCAGATGTCAGCATTCCATACGGTGAGCTTCTACCACGAGGACCTGAAGATGTAGTGGAGGACAACCTACAGAATAAAACCGATCTGGTCTGCTGGGTGGTCAGCAACTACAGGCTTTCCCACACAAGAACCAAACTGTGCAAAGAACTCACGACCATCATCCCTTTGAAGGTCTACGGAAGACTCACCACTCCTCTCAAGCCGGAAGAACTTCTTCCCACCCTCTCTCGCTGCTACTTCTACTTGGCTTTCGAGAACTCCCTCTCCAAAGATTACATCACCGAGAAGCTGTGGAGGAATGCTTTTCAATCCGGGGCGGTTCCGGTGGTCCTGGGAGCGCCGTTGCAAGATTACAAAGATGTGGCGCCTCCTCACTCTTTCATCCACGTCGACGAGTTTGCTTCGGTGAAAGAGCTGGCAGAGTATCTGCACAATCTGGCGGGCGACCCCGAGCGCTATGGCGAGTATCTGCGATGGAGGACAGACTGGAAGGCAAAGACTGACGACAGCTATCGCTGGGTACTGTGTCAGGTCTGCGCGCAGTACCACAGCTTCCCTCAGCACAAGGTCTACGCTGACCTGGCAGCCTGGCAAGCCGAGACTACGGTCTGA
- the LOC131107511 gene encoding alpha-(1,3)-fucosyltransferase 7-like: MKKYLILIIFCIVVCLLNAWLKATWSPSAVIFSSSNHNTKLQPNLTVLLWYWPFGIPEDLHGDVCWDLYRIPGCRVVTERSLFSEADVVVFHNKELVIKREKLPMELPRPPGQRWAWLSMESPANNGDVKGLGGVFNLTVSYSRDADVSIPYGELLPRGPEDVVEDNLQNKTDLVCWVVSNYKLSHTRTKLCKELTNIIPLKVYGRLTTPLKPEELLPTLSRCYFYLAFENSLSKDYITEKLWRNAFQSGAVPVVLGAPLQDYKDVAPPHSFIHVDEFASVKELAEYLHNLAGDPERYGEYLRWRTDWKAKTDDSYRWVLCQVCAQYHSFPQHKVYADLAAWQAEATV, encoded by the coding sequence ATGAAGAAGtacctcatcctcatcatcttcTGCATAGTGGTTTGTCTTCTTAACGCCTGGCTGAAAGCAACCTGGTCTCCATCGGCTGTCATCTTCTCCAGCTCCAACCACAACACCAAACTCCAACCCAACTTGACCGTCCTGCTGTGGTACTGGCCCTTTGGCATCCCAGAGGACCTCCACGGGGACGTGTGCTGGGACCTCTACCGCATCCCAGGCTGCAGAGTCGTGACGGAAAGGTCTTTGTTTTCAGAGGCGGACGTGGTGGTGTTCCACAACAAAGAACTGGTGATTAAACGGGAGAAACTGCCGATGGAGCTCCCCAGGCCGCCGGGCCAGAGGTGGGCTTGGCTGTCCATGGAGTCCCCTGCCAACAATGGAGACGTGAAGGGATTAGGGGGGGTCTTCAACCTCACAGTGAGCTACAGTAGGGATGCAGATGTCAGCATTCCATACGGTGAGCTTCTACCACGGGGACCTGAAGATGTAGTGGAGGACAACCTACAGAATAAAACCGATCTGGTCTGCTGGGTGGTCAGCAACTACAAGCTTTCCCACACAAGAACCAAACTGTGCAAAGAACTCACGAACATCATCCCCTTGAAGGTCTACGGAAGACTCACCACTCCTCTCAAGCCGGAAGAACTTCTTCCCACCCTCTCTCGCTGCTACTTCTACTTGGCCTTCGAGAACTCCCTCTCCAAAGATTACATCACCGAGAAGCTGTGGAGGAATGCTTTTCAATCCGGGGCGGTTCCGGTGGTCCTGGGAGCGCCGTTGCAAGATTACAAAGATGTGGCGCCTCCTCACTCTTTCATCCACGTTGACGAGTTTGCTTCGGTGAAAGAGCTGGCAGAGTATCTGCACAATCTGGCGGGCGACCCCGAACGCTATGGCGAGTATCTGCGATGGAGGACAGACTGGAAGGCAAAGACTGACGACAGCTATCGCTGGGTACTGTGTCAGGTCTGCGCGCAGTACCACAGCTTCCCTCAGCACAAGGTCTATGCTGACCTGGCAGCCTGGCAAGCCGAGGCTACGGTCTGA
- the pou5f3 gene encoding POU domain, class 5, transcription factor 1, translated as MSDRSQSPGSECQTRPYDFSRACAQLLGPDALGASSFQLPLTDAGLLYSKSAYGALPPATTQSFFPFQSVSGGGGGGGDYRGSELQAVEFGQPKHWYPFAAPEYTGQVPGVTAATQPTNLSPPIAETREQIKLPEIKTEKDTGDDYSSEVKLQQYPPTSAAMPHGVFYSTPWNPSFWPGITHLTPPGSGGSSHQNPSTSSASSPSMSPSPPSNGVPANAFFGVNAPQGVAGPPGQNPASSTRSSGSSSGGCSDSEEENLSTEELEQFAKELKHKRITLGFTQADVGLALGNLYGKMFSQTTICRFEALQLSFKNMCKLKPLLQRWLNDAETLENPQDMHKIERVFVDTRKRKRRTSLEGAVRSALESYFIKCPKPNTQEITHISDDLGLERDVVRVWFCNRRQKGKRLALPLDEECDGQFYEQSPSPLNMTASPVPNQGYPAAANYPGAPPPPPSTLYMPSLHRADVLKPSLHPGLVSHLTG; from the exons ATGTCTGATAGATCCCAGAGTCCAGGCTCTGAGTGTCAAACCCGCCCGTATGACTTCAGCAGGGCCTGTGCCCAACTTCTGGGTCCAGACGCTCTGGGAGCGTCGTCCTTTCAGCTCCCCCTGACAGACGCGGGCCTCCTCTACAGTAAGTCCGCTTATGGTGCGCTCCCGCCGGCTACCACGCAGAGCTTCTTCCCCTTCCAGTCGGTCAGCGGcggcggtgggggtggtggcgACTACAGGGGCTCCGAGCTCCAAGCGGTGGAGTTCGGTCAACCCAAACATTGGTATCCGTTCGCTGCGCCCGAATACACCGGACAGGTACCCGGCGTAACCGCAGCCACCCAGCCCACCAACCTGAGCCCCCCCATAGCCGAGACCCGGGAGCAGATTAAACTCCCCGAAATCAAAACCGAGAAAGACACCGGGGATGACTACTCCAGCGAGGTAAAGCTTCAACAGTACCCGCCGACCTCCGCCGCCATGCCCCACGGAGTCTTCTACTCGACCCCCTGGAACCCCTCCTTCTGGCCGGGCATCACCCACCTCACGCCGCCCGGCAGCGGCGGCAGCAGCCACCAGAACCCCTCAACGTCTTCCGCGTCGTCGCCGTCCATGTCCCCGTCTCCCCCCAGCAACGGCGTCCCGGCGAACGCCTTTTTCGGCGTCAACGCGCCCCAAGGAGTCGCCGGGCCGCCGGGCCAGAATCCGGCTTCGTCTACCCGGAGCAGCGGCTCATCCAGCGGCGGTTGTAGCGACTCGGAGGAG GAAAATCTTTCCACTGAAGAGCTGGAGCAGTTTGCTAAAGAACTGAAACACAAACGCATCACTTTGGGCTTCACTCAGGCTGATGTTGGCCTGGCATTGGGAAACCTTTACG GCAAGATGTTCAGCCAGACGACCATTTGCCGCTTTGAGGCTCTCCAGTTGAGCTTCAAGAACATGTGCAAGCTGAAGCCCCTCCTGCAGAGGTGGCTGAATGACGCCGAGACCTTGGAAAATCCCCAGGAC ATGCACAAGATTGAGCGAGTGTTTGTGGACACCAggaagaggaaaaggaggacCAGCTTGGAAGGAGCCGTTCGCTCCGCCTTGGAGTCGTACTTTATCAAGTGTCCCAAGCCCAACACGCAGGAAATCACACACATCTCAGACGATTTGGGCCTGGAGAGAGAT GTGGTCCGAGTGTGGTTCTGCAACCGCCGACAGAAGGGGAAGCGCCTGGCTCTGCCGCTGGACGAGGAGTGCGACGGCCAGTTCTACGAGCAGAGCCCGTCTCCCCTCAACATGACCGCCTCCCCAGTCCCCAACCAGGGCTACCCGGCTGCTGCCAACTACCCCGGGGCGCCACCCCCGCCGCCATCCACGCTTTACATGCCCTCGCTGCATCGGGCTGACGTCCTGAAGCCATCCCTGCATCCCGGACTGGTTAGTCACCTGACTGGGTAG